From the Salmo trutta chromosome 30, fSalTru1.1, whole genome shotgun sequence genome, one window contains:
- the LOC115167835 gene encoding tachykinin-3 isoform X1 has translation MKNGLLLVTLFLVMKLRSSQSTCEEPAAGAHRSTADSEDTPGLEKLKRSILKRYNDLDYDSFVGLMGRRGADIYDLPPSPHKREMDDVFVGLMGRRNLEQGNMRPLRKEAYPETRRGGLFFNKCRLRCVCVCVCEAFSLPYHLVDCVHFMLRRFPCMPSIQ, from the exons ATGAAAAACGGATTGTTACTGGTGACTCTGTTCCTCGTCATGAAACTCCGCTCAAGCCAGTCCACCTGCGAGGAGCCTGCTGCTGGGGCGCACAGATCAACTGCTGACTCAGAG GATACTCCAGGTCTTGAAAAGCTCAAGCGGTCCATTCTGAAGAGATATAACGACCTGGATTACGACAGCTTCGTTGGGCTGATGGGGAGAAGGGGCGCTG ATATTTATGACCTACCTCCCTCTCCACATAAAA GAGAGATGGATGATGTCTTTGTTGGGCTTATGGGCAGAAGAAACTTGGAACAAG GTAACATGCGTCCTTTGAGAAAGGAGGCATACCCTGAGACAAGAAGAGGAGGCTTATTCTTTAATAAGTGcagactgaggtgtgtgtgtgtgtgtgtgtgtgaggcatttTCTCTCCCATATCATTTAGTAGACTGCGTGCATTTTATGCTACGCAGGTTTCCATGTATGCCTTCAATACAGTAA
- the LOC115167835 gene encoding tachykinin-3 isoform X2, which yields MKNGLLLVTLFLVMKLRSSQSTCEEPAAGAHRSTADSEDTPGLEKLKRSILKRYNDLDYDSFVGLMGRRGADIYDLPPSPHKREMDDVFVGLMGRRNLEQGNMRPLRKEAYPETRRGGLFFNKCRLRFQRGL from the exons ATGAAAAACGGATTGTTACTGGTGACTCTGTTCCTCGTCATGAAACTCCGCTCAAGCCAGTCCACCTGCGAGGAGCCTGCTGCTGGGGCGCACAGATCAACTGCTGACTCAGAG GATACTCCAGGTCTTGAAAAGCTCAAGCGGTCCATTCTGAAGAGATATAACGACCTGGATTACGACAGCTTCGTTGGGCTGATGGGGAGAAGGGGCGCTG ATATTTATGACCTACCTCCCTCTCCACATAAAA GAGAGATGGATGATGTCTTTGTTGGGCTTATGGGCAGAAGAAACTTGGAACAAG GTAACATGCGTCCTTTGAGAAAGGAGGCATACCCTGAGACAAGAAGAGGAGGCTTATTCTTTAATAAGTGcagactgag GTTTCAGCGTGGGCTGTAG